In the genome of Metabacillus litoralis, the window ATGATTGTTTTTATTTCATGTTTTTCTAAACCTGGGCTCACAAATCTCCAAATATGATAGAAGACTATTGGGGTTGAACATACTAAAGAAAACGATCCAGCAATCATAAAATAGACCCATAAAACATCACTTGGTCCTAGAATTGTAAGCTCCTGTTCAGCAGAATAAACAATTACGTTATAGATTTCTTCCACAAATAAAAAGGCAAGAACTAAAAATAAAACAAAAGAAACTAAAATAAAAATAAACCTCTTTCGTACCTCTTCTAGATGTTCCACCACATTCATTTTCGTCATACTCATTTTTTCACATCCTATTTACAAATAAGGAGATGTAACATGTTGATTACATCTCCCCTTTTATGATTATTCTTTTACCTTTTTTGTTGTATCTTCTTCAGAATCTCCAGAAACTAAATCTCGTGTGGCACTTTTAAACTCACTTAGTGTCCGACCAAAGGCACGACCAATTTCAGGTAATTTAGAAGGACCAAAAATAACTAATGCTATAATTAGGATTAATATTAAACCTGGTACTCCAATATTTTGGATCATACAAAATGCCCCCTATTTTTATTTGCCTTTATAATTAACCTCAGCTTCGATCTCTATTAACCAATCTGAATTTACTAAACTATCAACTCCAACTGTTGATCGCGCAGTTTTAACAGGATTCTCTTTTGTATTAAAGAATTTTGCATAAGCATTAAACCAGCCTTGATAATCTTGTTTGTTCCCTTTGTTCGGATCAGGTGTTATATAGACTCTTAGGTATGTAACAT includes:
- a CDS encoding twin-arginine translocase TatA/TatE family subunit, which codes for MIQNIGVPGLILILIIALVIFGPSKLPEIGRAFGRTLSEFKSATRDLVSGDSEEDTTKKVKE